A window of Oncorhynchus nerka isolate Pitt River linkage group LG4, Oner_Uvic_2.0, whole genome shotgun sequence contains these coding sequences:
- the LOC115124855 gene encoding unconventional myosin-Ih-like isoform X4: MTHMALEMSESLEERCNRILRDMEGSLTARDRVGIQDFVLLDAYTSESAVLDNLRKRFNENLIYTYIGTLLVSVNPYKELGIYTKKQMDIYMGVNFFELPPHIYALADNVYRTMLTETNNHFILISGESGAGKTEASKKILQFYAVSCPSTKLLDNVRDRLLLSNPVLEAFGNAKTLKNDNSSRFGKYMDIQFDHMGGAVGGHILSYLLEKSRVVHQNHGERSFHIFYQLVEGGEEDLLRWLGLERNCQRYSYLVQVGEGECAKVSSVNDKSDWKTVRKALSVIEFSESNIESLFAIIASVLHLGNVTFVADSQGYATLNNSPEIHWLSKLLGIPAQVIQVGLTHRKIEARSEEVLSPFTVDQAVYAKDALAKAIYGRTFTWLVNELNESLANKDSSRKTVIGLLDIYGFEVFSVNSFEQFCINYCNEKLQQLFIQLTLKSEQEEYEMEGIEWESVPYFNNKIICDLVEEKFKGIISVLDEECLRPGEATDMTFLEKLEEKMGGHPHFVTHKLADQKTRKTLERGDFRLLHYAGEVTYSVVGFLDKNNDLLYRNIKEVMRQSKNAIVKHCFPSTEPDSKKRPETVATQFKSSLVGLTEILMSKEPWYVRCMKPNEGKQPGLFDDVLVRHQVKYLGLMEHLRVRRAGFAYRRRYEIFLQRYKPLCPDTWPNWKGTAAEGVECLVKHLGYKPDEYKMGRTKIFIRHPRTLFATEDAFEVCKHELATRIQAKYKGYRVKGDYMRQRQAATKIETCWRGMKARREREKRAWAVKVIKRFIKGFMTRNQPACVDNTEYLAFVRQNYLTRLKENLPKTVVDKNTWLTPPPIMQEASQMLRKLYTRHMVRRYVQGIMTERKAQLQIKGLTSSIFKGTKENYPHSVGIPFVDTRISEEDIHIKVYQMIRQERIKYSVPVVKYDRNGFRPRFRQLIYTGSAAYLVEEAKIKQRVEFNNLKGVSVSTLSDNFLILHVQCEDIKQKGDLVLQCDYLFEALTKLCLVANKHNFIKVVQGSVKFDIQPGREGFVDFKSGQETMIYRAKNGHLMVESTRTKSRAMIQN; this comes from the exons ATGACTCACATGGCTTTGGAGATGAGTGAG AGCCTGGAGGAGCGCTGTAACCGGATCCTCCGGGACATGGAGGGCTCCCTTACGGCCCGGGATCGGGTGGGCATCCAGGATTTCGTTTTGCTGGACGCCTACACAAGTGAGAGTGCCGTCCTGGACAACTTGAGGAAACGCTTCAACGAGAACCTCATTTAC ACCTACATTGGTACGCTCTTAGTGTCAGTGAACCCCTACAAAGAGCTGGGAATCTACACCAAGAAGCAGATGGATATTTACATGGGCGTCAACTTTTTTGAGCTTCCACCCCACAT CTACGCCCTGGCAGACAATGTCTACCGCACCATGTTAACAGAGACCAACAACCACTTCATCTTGATCTCAGGGGAGAGTGGAGCAGGAAAGACGGAGGCCTCCAAGAAGATCCTGCAGTTCTACGCTGTGAGCTGCCCCAGTACCAAACTGCTGGACAACGTCCGAGACCGACTGCTGCTGTCCAACCCTGTGCTCGAG GCTTTCGGAAATGCCAAAACCCTGAAGAATGACAACTCAAGCCGCTTTGGGAAGTACATGGATATTCAGTTTGATCACATG GGGGGAGCTGTTGGTGGCCACATCCTCAGTTATCTACTGGAGAAGTCCCGGGTGGTGCATCAGAACCATGGAGAGAGAAGCTTCCACATCTTCTACCAgctagtggagggaggagaggaggacctgcTACGCTGGCTGGGTCTGGAGAGGAACTGTCAGCGCTACAGTTACCTGGTACAGGTGGGAGAG GGGGAATGTGCCAAAGTCAGCTCAGTCAACGACAAGAGTGACTGGAAGACGGTACGGAAAGCCCTCAGTGTCATAGAGTTCAGTGAGAGCAATATAGAG AGCCTGTTTGCAATCATTGCTAGCGTACTTCACCTGGGAAATGTTACGTTTGTGGCTGACTCACAGGGATACGCCACTCTCAACAACAGTCCGGAGATACATTGGCTGTCCAAG TTGCTGGGCATTCCTGCACAGGTGATACAGGTCGGTTTGACACACAGGAAGATTGAGGCCCGATCAGAAGAG GTGCTCAGTCCCTTCACCGTTGACCAGGCAGTATATGCCAAGGACGCTCTAGCCAAAGCCATCTATGGCCGCACCTTCACCTGGCTGGTCAACGAGCTCAATGAGTCTTTAGCAAACAAG GATTCCTCCAGGAAGACCGTGATTGGTCTGCTTGACATCTATGGGTTTGAGGTCTTCAGTGTGAACAG CTTTGAGCAGTTCTGCATCAACTACTGTAATGAGAAACTGCAGCAGCTCTTTATCCAGCTGACCCTGAAGTCAGAGCAGGAGGAGTACGAGATGGAGGGGATTGAG TGGGAGTCAGTGCCATACTTCAACAACAAGATCATCTGTGACCTGGTGGAGGAGAAATTCAAAGGCATCATTTCAGTGCTa GACGAGGAGTGTCTACGTCCGGGAGAGGCCACAGACATGACCTTCCTGGAGAAGCTGGAAGAGAAGATGGGAGGTCACCCCCATTTCGTCAC ACACAAGCTGGCTGACCAGAAGACCCGGAAGACTCTGGAACGAGGAGACTTCCGCCTCTTACACTACGCAGGGGAAGTCACATACAGTGTGGTCG GATTCCTGGACAAAAATAATGATCTCCTGTACAGGAACATTAAAGAG GTTATGCGCCAGTCTAAGAATGCCATTGTTAAACACTGCTTTCCCAGCACTGAGCCGGACAGCAAGAAGAGACCTGAAACA GTGGCCACTCAGTTTAAGAGCAGTCTGGTAGGCCTGACTGAGATCCTCATGTCTAAAGAGCCCTGGTACGTCCGCTGTATGAAGCCTAATGAAGGCAAGCAGCCAG GGCTCTTTGACGATGTGTTGGTGAGACACCAGGTGAAGTACCTGGGGCTGATGGAGCACCTGAGGGTCAGAAGGGCCGGCTTCGCTTACCGCCGGAGATATGAGATCTTCCTGCAGAG GTACAAGCCCCTGTGTCCAGACACCTGGCCTAACTGGAAAGGTACAGCCGCAGAGGGGGTGGAGTGCCTGGTCAAGCACCTGGGCTACAAGCCTGATGAGTACAAGATGGGAAG GACCAAGATCTTCATCCGCCATCCCAGGACTCTGTTTGCCACCGAAGACGCCTTTGAGGTCTGCAAGCATGAGCTGG CTACAAGGATCCAAGCAAAGTACAAAGGCTACAGAGTGAAGGGAGACTACATGAGACAGAGACAAGCAG CTACAAAGATTGAGACATGCTGGAGAGGCATGAaggccaggagagagagggagaagagagcctGGGCTGTTAAGGTCATTAAGAG GTTCATCAAGGGCTTCATGACTAGAAATCAGCCAGCCTGTGTTGACAACACAGAGTACCTGGCATTTGTCAGGCAAAACTACCTCACACGGCTCAAGGAGAATCTACCCAAAACAGTTGTGGACAAGAACACCTGGCTAACCCCACCTCCCATTATGCAGGAG GCCTCACAGATGTTGAGGAAACTTTACACCCGGCACATGGTACGGAGGTATGTACAAGGAATCATGACAGAGCGGAAAGCACAG ttgcaaatcAAAGGATTGACCAGTTCCATATTCAAAGGAACAAAAGAGAACTACCCTCACAGTGTGGGAATACCATTCGTGGACACCAGGATAA GTGAGGAAGACATCCACATTAAAGTCTACCAGATGATTAGGCAAGAACGCATCAAG TACAGTGTTCCTGTGGTGAAGTACGACAGGAATGGCTTCAGGCCACgtttcagacagctgatctacACTGGAAGTGCAGCCTACCTGGTGGAGGAGGCCAAGATCAAACAGCGGGTGGAGTTCAACAACCTCAAAG GTGTGTCAGTCAGCACCCTGAGTGACAACTTCCTGATCCTCCATGTCCAATGTGAGGATATCAAGCAAAAG GGGGACCTGGTGCTGCAGTGTGACTACCTGTTTGAGGCCTTGACCAAGTTGTGTCTGGTGGCCAACAAGCACAATTTTATCAAAGTAGTCCAGGGCAG TGTAAAGTTTGACATCCAGCCTGGCAGAGAGGGGTTTGTTGACTTCAAGAGTGGCCAGGAGACCATGATTTACAGAGCAAAGAATGGCCATCTGATGGTG GAATCAACTCGAACAAAGTCCCGGGCAATGATACAAAATTGA
- the LOC115124855 gene encoding unconventional myosin-Ih-like isoform X5: MQITTRKTGHSGTGHMKTLKHVSLEERCNRILRDMEGSLTARDRVGIQDFVLLDAYTSESAVLDNLRKRFNENLIYTYIGTLLVSVNPYKELGIYTKKQMDIYMGVNFFELPPHIYALADNVYRTMLTETNNHFILISGESGAGKTEASKKILQFYAVSCPSTKLLDNVRDRLLLSNPVLEAFGNAKTLKNDNSSRFGKYMDIQFDHMGGAVGGHILSYLLEKSRVVHQNHGERSFHIFYQLVEGGEEDLLRWLGLERNCQRYSYLVQVGEGECAKVSSVNDKSDWKTVRKALSVIEFSESNIESLFAIIASVLHLGNVTFVADSQGYATLNNSPEIHWLSKLLGIPAQVIQVGLTHRKIEARSEEVLSPFTVDQAVYAKDALAKAIYGRTFTWLVNELNESLANKDSSRKTVIGLLDIYGFEVFSVNSFEQFCINYCNEKLQQLFIQLTLKSEQEEYEMEGIEWESVPYFNNKIICDLVEEKFKGIISVLDEECLRPGEATDMTFLEKLEEKMGGHPHFVTHKLADQKTRKTLERGDFRLLHYAGEVTYSVVGFLDKNNDLLYRNIKEVATQFKSSLVGLTEILMSKEPWYVRCMKPNEGKQPGLFDDVLVRHQVKYLGLMEHLRVRRAGFAYRRRYEIFLQRYKPLCPDTWPNWKGTAAEGVECLVKHLGYKPDEYKMGRTKIFIRHPRTLFATEDAFEVCKHELATRIQAKYKGYRVKGDYMRQRQAATKIETCWRGMKARREREKRAWAVKVIKRFIKGFMTRNQPACVDNTEYLAFVRQNYLTRLKENLPKTVVDKNTWLTPPPIMQEASQMLRKLYTRHMVRRYVQGIMTERKAQLQIKGLTSSIFKGTKENYPHSVGIPFVDTRISEEDIHIKVYQMIRQERIKYSVPVVKYDRNGFRPRFRQLIYTGSAAYLVEEAKIKQRVEFNNLKGVSVSTLSDNFLILHVQCEDIKQKGDLVLQCDYLFEALTKLCLVANKHNFIKVVQGSVKFDIQPGREGFVDFKSGQETMIYRAKNGHLMVESTRTKSRAMIQN, translated from the exons ATGCAGATAACTACAAGGAAAACAGGACACAGTGGAACAGGACACATGAAAACCCTTAAACATGTG AGCCTGGAGGAGCGCTGTAACCGGATCCTCCGGGACATGGAGGGCTCCCTTACGGCCCGGGATCGGGTGGGCATCCAGGATTTCGTTTTGCTGGACGCCTACACAAGTGAGAGTGCCGTCCTGGACAACTTGAGGAAACGCTTCAACGAGAACCTCATTTAC ACCTACATTGGTACGCTCTTAGTGTCAGTGAACCCCTACAAAGAGCTGGGAATCTACACCAAGAAGCAGATGGATATTTACATGGGCGTCAACTTTTTTGAGCTTCCACCCCACAT CTACGCCCTGGCAGACAATGTCTACCGCACCATGTTAACAGAGACCAACAACCACTTCATCTTGATCTCAGGGGAGAGTGGAGCAGGAAAGACGGAGGCCTCCAAGAAGATCCTGCAGTTCTACGCTGTGAGCTGCCCCAGTACCAAACTGCTGGACAACGTCCGAGACCGACTGCTGCTGTCCAACCCTGTGCTCGAG GCTTTCGGAAATGCCAAAACCCTGAAGAATGACAACTCAAGCCGCTTTGGGAAGTACATGGATATTCAGTTTGATCACATG GGGGGAGCTGTTGGTGGCCACATCCTCAGTTATCTACTGGAGAAGTCCCGGGTGGTGCATCAGAACCATGGAGAGAGAAGCTTCCACATCTTCTACCAgctagtggagggaggagaggaggacctgcTACGCTGGCTGGGTCTGGAGAGGAACTGTCAGCGCTACAGTTACCTGGTACAGGTGGGAGAG GGGGAATGTGCCAAAGTCAGCTCAGTCAACGACAAGAGTGACTGGAAGACGGTACGGAAAGCCCTCAGTGTCATAGAGTTCAGTGAGAGCAATATAGAG AGCCTGTTTGCAATCATTGCTAGCGTACTTCACCTGGGAAATGTTACGTTTGTGGCTGACTCACAGGGATACGCCACTCTCAACAACAGTCCGGAGATACATTGGCTGTCCAAG TTGCTGGGCATTCCTGCACAGGTGATACAGGTCGGTTTGACACACAGGAAGATTGAGGCCCGATCAGAAGAG GTGCTCAGTCCCTTCACCGTTGACCAGGCAGTATATGCCAAGGACGCTCTAGCCAAAGCCATCTATGGCCGCACCTTCACCTGGCTGGTCAACGAGCTCAATGAGTCTTTAGCAAACAAG GATTCCTCCAGGAAGACCGTGATTGGTCTGCTTGACATCTATGGGTTTGAGGTCTTCAGTGTGAACAG CTTTGAGCAGTTCTGCATCAACTACTGTAATGAGAAACTGCAGCAGCTCTTTATCCAGCTGACCCTGAAGTCAGAGCAGGAGGAGTACGAGATGGAGGGGATTGAG TGGGAGTCAGTGCCATACTTCAACAACAAGATCATCTGTGACCTGGTGGAGGAGAAATTCAAAGGCATCATTTCAGTGCTa GACGAGGAGTGTCTACGTCCGGGAGAGGCCACAGACATGACCTTCCTGGAGAAGCTGGAAGAGAAGATGGGAGGTCACCCCCATTTCGTCAC ACACAAGCTGGCTGACCAGAAGACCCGGAAGACTCTGGAACGAGGAGACTTCCGCCTCTTACACTACGCAGGGGAAGTCACATACAGTGTGGTCG GATTCCTGGACAAAAATAATGATCTCCTGTACAGGAACATTAAAGAG GTGGCCACTCAGTTTAAGAGCAGTCTGGTAGGCCTGACTGAGATCCTCATGTCTAAAGAGCCCTGGTACGTCCGCTGTATGAAGCCTAATGAAGGCAAGCAGCCAG GGCTCTTTGACGATGTGTTGGTGAGACACCAGGTGAAGTACCTGGGGCTGATGGAGCACCTGAGGGTCAGAAGGGCCGGCTTCGCTTACCGCCGGAGATATGAGATCTTCCTGCAGAG GTACAAGCCCCTGTGTCCAGACACCTGGCCTAACTGGAAAGGTACAGCCGCAGAGGGGGTGGAGTGCCTGGTCAAGCACCTGGGCTACAAGCCTGATGAGTACAAGATGGGAAG GACCAAGATCTTCATCCGCCATCCCAGGACTCTGTTTGCCACCGAAGACGCCTTTGAGGTCTGCAAGCATGAGCTGG CTACAAGGATCCAAGCAAAGTACAAAGGCTACAGAGTGAAGGGAGACTACATGAGACAGAGACAAGCAG CTACAAAGATTGAGACATGCTGGAGAGGCATGAaggccaggagagagagggagaagagagcctGGGCTGTTAAGGTCATTAAGAG GTTCATCAAGGGCTTCATGACTAGAAATCAGCCAGCCTGTGTTGACAACACAGAGTACCTGGCATTTGTCAGGCAAAACTACCTCACACGGCTCAAGGAGAATCTACCCAAAACAGTTGTGGACAAGAACACCTGGCTAACCCCACCTCCCATTATGCAGGAG GCCTCACAGATGTTGAGGAAACTTTACACCCGGCACATGGTACGGAGGTATGTACAAGGAATCATGACAGAGCGGAAAGCACAG ttgcaaatcAAAGGATTGACCAGTTCCATATTCAAAGGAACAAAAGAGAACTACCCTCACAGTGTGGGAATACCATTCGTGGACACCAGGATAA GTGAGGAAGACATCCACATTAAAGTCTACCAGATGATTAGGCAAGAACGCATCAAG TACAGTGTTCCTGTGGTGAAGTACGACAGGAATGGCTTCAGGCCACgtttcagacagctgatctacACTGGAAGTGCAGCCTACCTGGTGGAGGAGGCCAAGATCAAACAGCGGGTGGAGTTCAACAACCTCAAAG GTGTGTCAGTCAGCACCCTGAGTGACAACTTCCTGATCCTCCATGTCCAATGTGAGGATATCAAGCAAAAG GGGGACCTGGTGCTGCAGTGTGACTACCTGTTTGAGGCCTTGACCAAGTTGTGTCTGGTGGCCAACAAGCACAATTTTATCAAAGTAGTCCAGGGCAG TGTAAAGTTTGACATCCAGCCTGGCAGAGAGGGGTTTGTTGACTTCAAGAGTGGCCAGGAGACCATGATTTACAGAGCAAAGAATGGCCATCTGATGGTG GAATCAACTCGAACAAAGTCCCGGGCAATGATACAAAATTGA
- the LOC115124855 gene encoding unconventional myosin-Ih-like isoform X2, producing the protein MQITTRKTGHSGTGHMKTLKHVSLEERCNRILRDMEGSLTARDRVGIQDFVLLDAYTSESAVLDNLRKRFNENLIYTYIGTLLVSVNPYKELGIYTKKQMDIYMGVNFFELPPHIYALADNVYRTMLTETNNHFILISGESGAGKTEASKKILQFYAVSCPSTKLLDNVRDRLLLSNPVLEAFGNAKTLKNDNSSRFGKYMDIQFDHMGGAVGGHILSYLLEKSRVVHQNHGERSFHIFYQLVEGGEEDLLRWLGLERNCQRYSYLVQGECAKVSSVNDKSDWKTVRKALSVIEFSESNIESLFAIIASVLHLGNVTFVADSQGYATLNNSPEIHWLSKLLGIPAQVIQVGLTHRKIEARSEEVLSPFTVDQAVYAKDALAKAIYGRTFTWLVNELNESLANKDSSRKTVIGLLDIYGFEVFSVNSFEQFCINYCNEKLQQLFIQLTLKSEQEEYEMEGIEWESVPYFNNKIICDLVEEKFKGIISVLDEECLRPGEATDMTFLEKLEEKMGGHPHFVTHKLADQKTRKTLERGDFRLLHYAGEVTYSVVGFLDKNNDLLYRNIKEVMRQSKNAIVKHCFPSTEPDSKKRPETVATQFKSSLVGLTEILMSKEPWYVRCMKPNEGKQPGLFDDVLVRHQVKYLGLMEHLRVRRAGFAYRRRYEIFLQRYKPLCPDTWPNWKGTAAEGVECLVKHLGYKPDEYKMGRTKIFIRHPRTLFATEDAFEVCKHELATRIQAKYKGYRVKGDYMRQRQAATKIETCWRGMKARREREKRAWAVKVIKRFIKGFMTRNQPACVDNTEYLAFVRQNYLTRLKENLPKTVVDKNTWLTPPPIMQEASQMLRKLYTRHMVRRYVQGIMTERKAQLQIKGLTSSIFKGTKENYPHSVGIPFVDTRISEEDIHIKVYQMIRQERIKYSVPVVKYDRNGFRPRFRQLIYTGSAAYLVEEAKIKQRVEFNNLKGVSVSTLSDNFLILHVQCEDIKQKGDLVLQCDYLFEALTKLCLVANKHNFIKVVQGSVKFDIQPGREGFVDFKSGQETMIYRAKNGHLMVESTRTKSRAMIQN; encoded by the exons ATGCAGATAACTACAAGGAAAACAGGACACAGTGGAACAGGACACATGAAAACCCTTAAACATGTG AGCCTGGAGGAGCGCTGTAACCGGATCCTCCGGGACATGGAGGGCTCCCTTACGGCCCGGGATCGGGTGGGCATCCAGGATTTCGTTTTGCTGGACGCCTACACAAGTGAGAGTGCCGTCCTGGACAACTTGAGGAAACGCTTCAACGAGAACCTCATTTAC ACCTACATTGGTACGCTCTTAGTGTCAGTGAACCCCTACAAAGAGCTGGGAATCTACACCAAGAAGCAGATGGATATTTACATGGGCGTCAACTTTTTTGAGCTTCCACCCCACAT CTACGCCCTGGCAGACAATGTCTACCGCACCATGTTAACAGAGACCAACAACCACTTCATCTTGATCTCAGGGGAGAGTGGAGCAGGAAAGACGGAGGCCTCCAAGAAGATCCTGCAGTTCTACGCTGTGAGCTGCCCCAGTACCAAACTGCTGGACAACGTCCGAGACCGACTGCTGCTGTCCAACCCTGTGCTCGAG GCTTTCGGAAATGCCAAAACCCTGAAGAATGACAACTCAAGCCGCTTTGGGAAGTACATGGATATTCAGTTTGATCACATG GGGGGAGCTGTTGGTGGCCACATCCTCAGTTATCTACTGGAGAAGTCCCGGGTGGTGCATCAGAACCATGGAGAGAGAAGCTTCCACATCTTCTACCAgctagtggagggaggagaggaggacctgcTACGCTGGCTGGGTCTGGAGAGGAACTGTCAGCGCTACAGTTACCTGGTACAG GGGGAATGTGCCAAAGTCAGCTCAGTCAACGACAAGAGTGACTGGAAGACGGTACGGAAAGCCCTCAGTGTCATAGAGTTCAGTGAGAGCAATATAGAG AGCCTGTTTGCAATCATTGCTAGCGTACTTCACCTGGGAAATGTTACGTTTGTGGCTGACTCACAGGGATACGCCACTCTCAACAACAGTCCGGAGATACATTGGCTGTCCAAG TTGCTGGGCATTCCTGCACAGGTGATACAGGTCGGTTTGACACACAGGAAGATTGAGGCCCGATCAGAAGAG GTGCTCAGTCCCTTCACCGTTGACCAGGCAGTATATGCCAAGGACGCTCTAGCCAAAGCCATCTATGGCCGCACCTTCACCTGGCTGGTCAACGAGCTCAATGAGTCTTTAGCAAACAAG GATTCCTCCAGGAAGACCGTGATTGGTCTGCTTGACATCTATGGGTTTGAGGTCTTCAGTGTGAACAG CTTTGAGCAGTTCTGCATCAACTACTGTAATGAGAAACTGCAGCAGCTCTTTATCCAGCTGACCCTGAAGTCAGAGCAGGAGGAGTACGAGATGGAGGGGATTGAG TGGGAGTCAGTGCCATACTTCAACAACAAGATCATCTGTGACCTGGTGGAGGAGAAATTCAAAGGCATCATTTCAGTGCTa GACGAGGAGTGTCTACGTCCGGGAGAGGCCACAGACATGACCTTCCTGGAGAAGCTGGAAGAGAAGATGGGAGGTCACCCCCATTTCGTCAC ACACAAGCTGGCTGACCAGAAGACCCGGAAGACTCTGGAACGAGGAGACTTCCGCCTCTTACACTACGCAGGGGAAGTCACATACAGTGTGGTCG GATTCCTGGACAAAAATAATGATCTCCTGTACAGGAACATTAAAGAG GTTATGCGCCAGTCTAAGAATGCCATTGTTAAACACTGCTTTCCCAGCACTGAGCCGGACAGCAAGAAGAGACCTGAAACA GTGGCCACTCAGTTTAAGAGCAGTCTGGTAGGCCTGACTGAGATCCTCATGTCTAAAGAGCCCTGGTACGTCCGCTGTATGAAGCCTAATGAAGGCAAGCAGCCAG GGCTCTTTGACGATGTGTTGGTGAGACACCAGGTGAAGTACCTGGGGCTGATGGAGCACCTGAGGGTCAGAAGGGCCGGCTTCGCTTACCGCCGGAGATATGAGATCTTCCTGCAGAG GTACAAGCCCCTGTGTCCAGACACCTGGCCTAACTGGAAAGGTACAGCCGCAGAGGGGGTGGAGTGCCTGGTCAAGCACCTGGGCTACAAGCCTGATGAGTACAAGATGGGAAG GACCAAGATCTTCATCCGCCATCCCAGGACTCTGTTTGCCACCGAAGACGCCTTTGAGGTCTGCAAGCATGAGCTGG CTACAAGGATCCAAGCAAAGTACAAAGGCTACAGAGTGAAGGGAGACTACATGAGACAGAGACAAGCAG CTACAAAGATTGAGACATGCTGGAGAGGCATGAaggccaggagagagagggagaagagagcctGGGCTGTTAAGGTCATTAAGAG GTTCATCAAGGGCTTCATGACTAGAAATCAGCCAGCCTGTGTTGACAACACAGAGTACCTGGCATTTGTCAGGCAAAACTACCTCACACGGCTCAAGGAGAATCTACCCAAAACAGTTGTGGACAAGAACACCTGGCTAACCCCACCTCCCATTATGCAGGAG GCCTCACAGATGTTGAGGAAACTTTACACCCGGCACATGGTACGGAGGTATGTACAAGGAATCATGACAGAGCGGAAAGCACAG ttgcaaatcAAAGGATTGACCAGTTCCATATTCAAAGGAACAAAAGAGAACTACCCTCACAGTGTGGGAATACCATTCGTGGACACCAGGATAA GTGAGGAAGACATCCACATTAAAGTCTACCAGATGATTAGGCAAGAACGCATCAAG TACAGTGTTCCTGTGGTGAAGTACGACAGGAATGGCTTCAGGCCACgtttcagacagctgatctacACTGGAAGTGCAGCCTACCTGGTGGAGGAGGCCAAGATCAAACAGCGGGTGGAGTTCAACAACCTCAAAG GTGTGTCAGTCAGCACCCTGAGTGACAACTTCCTGATCCTCCATGTCCAATGTGAGGATATCAAGCAAAAG GGGGACCTGGTGCTGCAGTGTGACTACCTGTTTGAGGCCTTGACCAAGTTGTGTCTGGTGGCCAACAAGCACAATTTTATCAAAGTAGTCCAGGGCAG TGTAAAGTTTGACATCCAGCCTGGCAGAGAGGGGTTTGTTGACTTCAAGAGTGGCCAGGAGACCATGATTTACAGAGCAAAGAATGGCCATCTGATGGTG GAATCAACTCGAACAAAGTCCCGGGCAATGATACAAAATTGA